A genome region from Panicum virgatum strain AP13 chromosome 4K, P.virgatum_v5, whole genome shotgun sequence includes the following:
- the LOC120702025 gene encoding microfibrillar-associated protein 1-like: MPVLAGVSDAAIAVRDRLRGKIGLTRVMRYRRGMFPEWASDLDGDDQSIPHAASVLDSVSPRRHSAARDDCRCVRLHEEVVESVAGVEVVVEPRDAEATAAAEDDEAQEERRRRIRERWLLREREEEELLPKEDEEVPTDMESDSESEFEAHSGEEETCIAVVKPVFVAKQRRETVVERAEERRVLEELVRRRMEERKVKTRRIVVEVIIKEEHLEKTQNEEPTADIDTDDNTDEAKEYEAWKNREIERIRKDRDARLTKGEAEKVRNVTGEKRMECEAGNPKPVPLAKRKKMMKFMQRYHHRGAFFQEKHDDGSQMSGLDDVYKRD, translated from the coding sequence ATGCCGGTGTTGGCGGGCGTGAGCGACGCCGCCATCGCGGTGCGCGACAGGCTCCGCGGCAAGATCGGCCTCACAAGGGTCATGCGCTACCGGCGAGGGATGTTTCCCGAGTGGGCCAGCGACCTTGACGGGGACGACCAAAGCATCCCCCACGCTGCGTCCGTGCTCGACAGCGTGTCGCCGCGCCGTCACTCCGCCGCCAGGGATGACTGCCGCTGCGTCCGCCTCCACGAAGAGGTCGTCGAGTCCGTGGCcggggtggaggtggtggttGAGCCGCGGGATGCggaggccacggcggcagcggaggatgACGAGGCGCAGGAGGAGCGGCGACGCCGGATCCGGGAGCGATGGCTCCTGCGGGAGCGCGAGGAAGAGGAGCTCCTGCcgaaggaggacgaggaggtgcCGACGGACATGGAGTCGGATTCAGAGTCCGAATTCGAGGCTCATTCGGGAGAAGAAGAGACGTGTATCGCCGTGGTGAAGCCGGTGTTCGTGGCGAAACAGAGGCGGGAGACCGTGGTAGAGAGGGCGGAAGAGCGGCGAGTGCTGGAGGAGCTTGTCAGGAGAAGGATGGAGGAGCGAAAGGTCAAGACCAGACGGATCGTGGTGGAGGTGATCATTAAAGAAGAGCACCTCGAGAAGACGCAGAACGAGGAGCCTACTGCAGACATTGACACCGACGATAACACAGACGAGGCAAAGGAGTACGAGGCGTGGAAGAACCGGGAAATTGAGAGGATTAGAAAGGACAGGGATGCCAGGCTGACAAAGGGGGAGGCTGAGAAGGTGAGGAACGTGACGGGGGAGAAGCGTATGGAATGTGAGGCTGGCAATCCCAAGCCGGTGCCGCTTGCAAAGcgcaagaagatgatgaagttCATGCAGAGGTACCATCACAGGGGAGCCTTCTTCCAGGAGAAGCATGATGATGGGAGCCAAATGAGTGGTCTGGATGATGTTTACAAGCGTGATTAA
- the LOC120703504 gene encoding uncharacterized protein LOC120703504, with protein MTGAESGNGRRCSCTRACVGVSALPQGAPPAEATSRPKGSGRGTSPRNRADISAALATAAFARWILVENPSVRYFHFLDSSLEGRRQHMWMVHAIGRRQQAQARWATRHTPALPKGTARTTGLRAMKSHHTTTFPALLARCLVKSVYSNSSRPVHRYGLELCNFSKGVQYGHVLVHMKSYSYMQVALHILLITEESFYTFRYSNL; from the exons ATGACAGGAGCAGAAAGCGGCAACGGTAGACGATGCTCGTGCACGCGCGCCTGCGTAGGCGTCAGCGCGCTGCCCCAAGGAGCACCTCCCGCGGAGGCGACATCCAGGCCCAAAGGCAGCGGCCGGGGTACTTCCCCAAGAAACAGAGCTGACATATCCGCGGcactggcgacggcggcgttcgCTAG GTGGATTCTCGTGGAGAATCCCAGTGTGCGTTACTTCCATTTTTTGGATAGCAGCTTGGAAGGGCGCCGGCAGCACATGTGGATGGTCCACGCCATTGGCCGCCGGCAACAAGCCCAAGCAAGGTGGGCAACTCGACACACTCCAGCTTTACCTAAAGGAACTGCAAGAACGACTGGCTTGCGAGCAATGAAAAGCCATCACACAACCACATTTCCTGCATTGCTTGCAAGGTGTTTGGTAAAATCTGTATACTCTAATTCG TCACGGCCAGTGCATCGTTACGGTTTGGAGCTTTGTAACTTTTCTAAAG GTGTGCAGTACGGGCATGTACTTGTCCATATGAAG TCTTACTCTTACATGCAAGTAGCTCTACACATTTTGTTGATCACTGAAGAATCATTCTACACATTTCGTTACAGCAATCTGTAG